A genomic stretch from Zeimonas sediminis includes:
- a CDS encoding molecular chaperone: MRVPLLLRAAAAIALLALGQAAWASGGFGLSPMRLDLTAQAPMAAFTLSNSGSEPIVVQAQPMAWRQVDGRDVQEATRALLVNPGIVSLAPGEQQVVRVALRAAPDRRLATGYRMLFTEVPQSESGPVSGTGIRIIKRMDVPVFVAPLEGETRPDGSIAADSTGDILGLSFANEGTGYWRLGDLKVVDAASGRQLTPPAVIGVLPGGMRRLELRLGDGPAPEKVVVEADVDGQPFRTELAIGRR; this comes from the coding sequence ATGCGCGTCCCCCTGCTTCTCAGAGCCGCTGCCGCCATCGCGCTGCTCGCCCTCGGCCAGGCGGCCTGGGCGAGCGGCGGGTTCGGCCTGTCCCCGATGCGCCTGGACCTGACCGCCCAGGCGCCGATGGCGGCGTTCACGCTCAGCAACAGCGGCAGCGAGCCGATCGTCGTCCAGGCCCAGCCGATGGCCTGGAGGCAGGTCGACGGCCGAGACGTGCAGGAGGCGACCCGGGCGCTCCTGGTGAACCCTGGCATCGTTTCGCTCGCCCCCGGCGAGCAACAGGTCGTCCGGGTGGCGCTTCGCGCGGCTCCGGACCGGCGGCTCGCCACCGGCTACCGGATGCTGTTCACCGAAGTGCCGCAGTCGGAGAGCGGCCCGGTCTCCGGCACGGGCATCCGGATCATCAAGCGGATGGACGTTCCGGTGTTCGTCGCCCCGCTCGAGGGCGAGACGAGACCTGACGGTTCCATCGCGGCCGACAGCACCGGCGACATCCTGGGGCTCAGCTTCGCCAACGAAGGCACCGGCTACTGGCGGCTCGGCGACCTGAAAGTGGTCGACGCGGCGTCGGGACGGCAACTCACCCCCCCCGCGGTCATCGGCGTGCTGCCCGGCGGCATGCGCCGGCTCGAGCTGCGCCTCGGCGACGGGCCCGCGCCGGAGAAGGTCGTGGTGGAGGCCGACGTCGATGGCCAGCCTTTCCGGACCGAGCTTGCGATCGGACGGCGCTGA
- a CDS encoding spore coat protein U domain-containing protein: MNIKKPSPLAGALKLSLSTLVVAATVGLPIAAQAQTATMNVTARVNSQCQFQTVNDMAFGAVDLTTGKTADVGIRIQCNKGATVNLAANNTSLAGDTGDSLNYTLGVTTAVGAACTTASALGTSAVGLNALWASSGGPRDLRMCGAITAGQDVLPGNYSQAVTLTITNN; encoded by the coding sequence ATGAACATCAAGAAGCCCAGCCCGCTCGCCGGCGCCCTGAAACTCTCCCTGTCGACCCTGGTCGTCGCGGCCACCGTCGGCCTGCCGATCGCGGCGCAGGCCCAGACCGCGACGATGAACGTCACCGCAAGGGTCAACTCGCAGTGCCAGTTCCAGACGGTCAACGACATGGCCTTCGGCGCGGTCGACCTCACGACGGGCAAGACCGCGGACGTCGGCATCAGGATCCAGTGCAACAAGGGCGCGACCGTCAATCTCGCGGCCAACAACACCTCGCTGGCCGGCGACACCGGCGACTCGCTGAACTACACCCTGGGCGTGACCACCGCCGTGGGCGCCGCCTGCACCACCGCTTCCGCCCTGGGCACTTCCGCCGTCGGCCTGAACGCGCTGTGGGCCAGCAGCGGCGGCCCCCGCGACCTCAGGATGTGCGGCGCCATCACCGCGGGCCAGGACGTGCTGCCCGGCAACTACTCCCAGGCCGTGACCCTGACCATCACCAACAACTGA
- a CDS encoding spore coat U domain-containing protein: MKRVAAWLAAPAALLLAHEARAQVGCEVDVAPISFGVYDTLSPAANQAAGSVTVTCRLLDPNAAERISYSIALGPGSGSYARRTMRAAGSAETLGYNIHLRAVSPATVWGDGTGGTVTASGSMTINKNSDRRPLVLPLVGVIAPMQPVSPGLYSDTLTVTVTWN; the protein is encoded by the coding sequence ATGAAGCGCGTCGCCGCCTGGCTCGCGGCCCCTGCCGCGCTGTTGCTGGCGCACGAGGCGCGCGCGCAGGTCGGCTGCGAGGTCGACGTGGCGCCGATCAGCTTCGGCGTCTACGACACGCTGAGCCCGGCCGCGAACCAGGCCGCTGGCTCGGTCACCGTCACCTGCCGCCTGCTCGACCCGAACGCCGCCGAGCGGATCAGCTATTCGATCGCGCTCGGCCCCGGCTCGGGCAGCTATGCGCGGCGGACGATGCGCGCCGCCGGCAGCGCCGAAACGCTCGGCTACAACATCCACCTGCGCGCCGTCTCGCCCGCGACCGTGTGGGGCGACGGCACCGGCGGCACCGTGACCGCCTCCGGCTCGATGACGATCAACAAGAACTCGGACAGGCGCCCGCTGGTGCTTCCGCTCGTCGGCGTGATCGCGCCGATGCAGCCCGTCTCTCCAGGTCTCTACAGCGACACGCTGACCGTCACCGTCACCTGGAACTGA
- a CDS encoding ATP-binding cassette domain-containing protein translates to MPLVTVAGAHLAFGHVALLDGVDFSIEAGERVALIGRNGSGKSSLLRAVAGVSQLDDGEIVRQAGISVAWVPQEPAFDTGHTVFEAVAGGLAADAALLAEYQRLSASLAQDHAGDHSTGQLRDPERTLARMAELQAALDASGAWALSHRIERVLSKLALDGELRVDALSGGVRKRVALARALVAEPDLLLLDEPTNHLDIESIAWLEDLLLAHPGAVVVITHDRRFLDRIATRVVELDRGRLRSYPGNFSAWQQRKADELAQEAVIDAKFDKFLAQEEVWIRKGVQARRTRDEGRVRRLEALRRERAARRERMGEVTLALDAGERSGKLVAELIGVTKAWDGRTVVRDFSTIIQRGDRVGLIGPNGAGKTTLIKLILGETDPDSGTVRRGTNLQLAYFDQLRERLDEEATLADTISPGSEWVEIDGKRLHVTGYLGRFLFAPERARSPVKSLSGGERNRLLLARLFARPANLLVLDEPTNDLDIETLELLEELLAEYPGTLLLVSHDRAFLDNVVTQSIVSLGDGRWREYAGGWADVEAARGREAADAEQAAARTGRSGAPARDGGGSAAAARDAAAAAAEGASAPAGAPERQARPAKLSYREQRELEALPGRIETLETEQKALEARLADPASYQSGGDAVREMRERFEAIEAELLEALERWEALEARR, encoded by the coding sequence ATGCCGCTCGTCACCGTCGCCGGCGCGCACCTCGCGTTCGGGCACGTCGCGCTGCTCGACGGCGTCGATTTCTCGATCGAGGCCGGCGAGCGCGTCGCGCTGATCGGGCGCAACGGCAGCGGCAAGTCCTCGCTGCTGCGCGCGGTCGCCGGCGTTTCGCAGCTCGACGACGGCGAGATCGTCCGCCAGGCGGGCATCTCGGTGGCCTGGGTGCCGCAGGAGCCTGCCTTCGACACCGGCCACACGGTCTTCGAAGCGGTGGCGGGCGGGCTCGCCGCCGACGCGGCGCTGCTCGCCGAGTACCAGCGGCTGAGCGCCTCGCTGGCCCAGGATCACGCCGGCGACCACAGCACCGGCCAGCTCCGCGACCCCGAGCGCACGCTGGCCCGAATGGCCGAGCTGCAGGCCGCGCTCGACGCCTCGGGCGCCTGGGCGCTGTCGCACCGCATCGAGCGGGTCCTCAGCAAGCTCGCGCTCGACGGCGAGCTGCGGGTCGACGCGCTGTCGGGCGGCGTTCGCAAGCGGGTCGCGCTCGCGCGCGCGCTGGTCGCCGAGCCCGACCTGCTGCTGCTCGACGAGCCGACCAACCACCTCGACATCGAGTCGATCGCCTGGCTCGAGGACCTGCTGCTCGCGCATCCCGGCGCGGTCGTCGTGATCACCCACGACCGCCGCTTCCTCGACCGGATCGCCACCCGCGTCGTCGAGCTCGACCGCGGCAGGCTGCGCTCCTACCCCGGCAACTTTTCGGCCTGGCAGCAGCGCAAGGCCGACGAGCTCGCCCAGGAAGCGGTGATCGACGCGAAGTTCGACAAGTTCCTCGCGCAGGAAGAGGTCTGGATCCGCAAGGGCGTGCAGGCCCGCCGCACCCGCGACGAAGGGCGCGTGCGAAGGCTCGAGGCGCTGCGCCGCGAGCGCGCGGCACGGCGCGAGCGCATGGGCGAGGTCACGCTGGCGCTGGACGCCGGCGAGCGCTCGGGCAAGCTGGTCGCCGAGCTGATCGGGGTGACCAAGGCCTGGGACGGCCGCACTGTGGTGCGCGACTTCTCGACGATCATCCAGCGCGGCGACCGCGTCGGCCTGATCGGCCCGAACGGCGCCGGCAAGACCACGCTGATCAAGCTGATCCTCGGCGAGACCGACCCGGACTCGGGAACGGTGCGCCGCGGCACGAACCTGCAGCTCGCCTACTTCGACCAGCTGCGCGAGCGCCTCGACGAGGAAGCGACGCTGGCCGACACGATCAGCCCGGGCTCGGAGTGGGTCGAGATCGACGGCAAGCGGCTGCACGTGACCGGCTACCTCGGCCGCTTCCTGTTCGCGCCCGAGCGCGCTCGCTCGCCGGTCAAGAGCCTGTCCGGCGGCGAGCGCAACCGGCTGCTGCTCGCCAGGCTGTTCGCGCGGCCGGCCAACCTGCTGGTGCTCGACGAGCCGACCAACGACCTCGACATCGAGACGCTGGAACTGCTCGAGGAGCTGCTCGCCGAGTATCCCGGCACGCTCCTGCTGGTGAGCCACGACCGCGCCTTCCTCGACAACGTTGTCACCCAGTCGATCGTGTCGCTGGGCGACGGCCGCTGGCGCGAGTACGCCGGGGGCTGGGCCGACGTCGAGGCCGCGCGGGGCCGCGAAGCGGCCGACGCGGAGCAGGCCGCGGCGCGCACCGGGCGGTCGGGCGCGCCGGCCCGAGATGGGGGCGGGAGCGCTGCGGCCGCGCGCGACGCCGCCGCAGCGGCCGCCGAAGGCGCTTCGGCGCCTGCCGGCGCGCCCGAACGGCAGGCCCGCCCGGCCAAGCTCAGCTACCGCGAGCAGCGAGAGCTCGAGGCCCTGCCCGGCCGCATCGAGACGCTGGAAACCGAGCAGAAGGCGCTCGAGGCCCGGCTCGCCGACCCGGCCAGCTACCAGTCGGGCGGCGACGCGGTTCGCGAGATGCGCGAGCGCTTCGAGGCGATCGAGGCCGAGCTGCTCGAGGCGCTCGAGCGCTGGGAGGCGCTCGAGGCGCGGCGCTGA
- a CDS encoding fimbria/pilus outer membrane usher protein: MASLSGPSLRSDGAELLARRLGRTAALCLAGVAFGAAAQSRLATVEPSSAVLTSPAAIAAPAVPVAPQPLLGSYDVTLNTRTTGAPVLAARDAAGALWLDESALRQWKVRLPGAERARIDGLEMVRLDRVPGTRFEVDERRQAIALYVDPGLLTGTRFDLSPVSEKPVARAPHWGGFLNYSLFGYASSAESDAAGLFEAGVFGPRGTGLLSFGVNTATLAGTTGSAIRYETSWRRDEPGTMRSLVVGDSISRPGFYGRAVRFGGIQYGKNFALQPGFVASPLVGLQGTAALPSTVDVYLNNQRIASQQVEPGPFTIDNVPAVSGSGTLQLVVRDAFGQQRVISESFYGSPSLLAPGLDDYAFSIGAQRRNYGIESTDYGGAQAMALWRRGLSRALTVEARTEADETVASAGLAADVLVGSLGIASLGAAASSGDDASGGLWMAGFDRQAGRYSFGVRGTFTSDGFRQVGDIEGFSTAERSITARAALNLGRWGSVGAAAVSQRYHEATRPGIDTGTVTWSGRIGKAASVSMSLSRSVGAQDSTTMYANLTIPLGSRTMMSASSVDRLSGGVDASRQSLALGRSLPGFGEGWGYRLFADTDRRAEAGASVATRRAVIRGEVADVSGVTAARASVEGAVATVGGHTFLARPITDSFAVVSTGGVPGIGVQQENQPAGKTDASGKVVLTPLRAYMPNKISLDALSTPMGVAIGTSTQVVVPTWRSGVFLEFDVRRGRSALVSLLTPDGSPMPTAAQVTDSASGQRLPVGLGGEVFLTGLPDGGTRLRIELRGKTCVVDVKPEGDDPVLELGPYRCGGGA, encoded by the coding sequence ATGGCCAGCCTTTCCGGACCGAGCTTGCGATCGGACGGCGCTGAACTCCTCGCAAGGCGGCTCGGCCGGACCGCGGCCCTCTGCCTGGCGGGGGTCGCCTTCGGCGCCGCCGCCCAGTCCAGGCTCGCCACCGTCGAGCCGAGCTCCGCAGTCCTCACCTCGCCGGCGGCCATCGCGGCGCCGGCCGTCCCGGTCGCCCCCCAGCCCCTTCTCGGCAGCTACGACGTCACGCTGAACACCCGCACGACCGGCGCGCCGGTGCTGGCCGCCCGCGACGCCGCGGGCGCGCTGTGGCTGGACGAATCGGCGCTGCGCCAGTGGAAAGTGAGGCTGCCCGGGGCCGAGCGCGCGCGGATCGACGGGCTGGAGATGGTCCGCCTGGACCGGGTGCCCGGCACCCGCTTCGAGGTCGACGAGCGCCGCCAGGCGATCGCCCTGTACGTCGATCCCGGCCTGCTGACCGGCACCCGCTTCGACCTGAGCCCCGTCTCCGAGAAACCGGTGGCGCGGGCGCCGCACTGGGGCGGATTCCTCAACTACTCGCTCTTCGGCTACGCCTCGAGTGCCGAGTCCGACGCGGCAGGCCTGTTCGAGGCCGGGGTGTTCGGCCCTCGCGGCACCGGCCTGCTGAGCTTCGGCGTGAACACTGCCACCCTTGCCGGCACCACCGGCAGCGCGATCCGCTACGAGACGAGCTGGCGCCGCGACGAACCCGGCACGATGCGCTCGCTGGTGGTCGGCGACTCGATCAGCCGCCCCGGCTTCTACGGCCGCGCGGTGCGCTTCGGCGGGATCCAGTACGGCAAGAACTTCGCGCTGCAGCCGGGCTTCGTGGCCTCGCCGCTGGTCGGCCTGCAGGGCACGGCCGCCCTCCCCTCCACCGTGGACGTCTACCTGAACAACCAGCGAATCGCCTCGCAGCAGGTCGAACCGGGGCCGTTCACGATCGACAACGTGCCGGCGGTCAGCGGCAGCGGCACCCTGCAACTGGTCGTGCGCGACGCATTCGGCCAGCAGCGGGTGATCTCGGAATCGTTCTACGGCAGCCCCTCGCTGCTCGCGCCGGGCCTGGACGACTACGCGTTCAGCATCGGCGCGCAGCGGCGCAATTACGGCATCGAGAGCACGGACTACGGCGGCGCGCAGGCGATGGCGCTGTGGCGCCGCGGCCTGAGCCGCGCGCTGACCGTCGAGGCGCGCACCGAGGCCGACGAGACGGTCGCCTCGGCGGGCCTGGCCGCCGACGTGCTCGTCGGCAGCCTGGGCATCGCCTCGCTGGGCGCGGCCGCAAGCTCCGGCGATGATGCCAGCGGCGGCCTGTGGATGGCCGGCTTCGATCGCCAGGCGGGGCGCTACAGCTTCGGGGTTCGGGGAACCTTCACCTCGGACGGCTTCAGGCAGGTCGGCGACATCGAAGGCTTCTCGACCGCGGAACGCAGCATCACGGCACGCGCGGCCCTGAACCTGGGAAGGTGGGGCTCGGTCGGGGCGGCGGCCGTGTCCCAGCGCTATCACGAGGCCACGCGCCCGGGCATCGACACCGGCACCGTGACCTGGTCCGGCCGGATCGGCAAGGCCGCCAGCGTTTCGATGTCGCTGAGCCGGTCGGTCGGCGCGCAGGACAGCACGACGATGTACGCGAACCTGACGATCCCGCTGGGCTCTCGGACAATGATGTCCGCCAGCAGCGTGGACAGGCTTTCCGGCGGCGTCGACGCGAGCCGGCAGAGCCTCGCGCTCGGCCGCAGCCTGCCCGGCTTCGGCGAGGGCTGGGGCTACCGGCTCTTCGCCGACACCGACCGGCGAGCCGAGGCGGGCGCGAGCGTCGCGACGCGCAGGGCGGTGATCCGCGGCGAGGTGGCCGACGTGTCGGGCGTCACGGCGGCGCGCGCGAGCGTCGAGGGCGCGGTGGCCACGGTCGGCGGCCACACCTTCCTGGCCAGGCCGATCACGGACAGCTTCGCGGTCGTTTCCACCGGAGGGGTGCCCGGAATCGGCGTCCAGCAGGAGAACCAGCCCGCCGGCAAGACCGACGCGAGCGGCAAGGTGGTGCTGACGCCGCTGCGCGCCTACATGCCGAACAAGATCTCGCTCGACGCGCTGTCCACCCCGATGGGCGTGGCGATCGGCACCTCCACGCAGGTCGTCGTTCCGACCTGGCGCTCTGGCGTCTTCCTCGAGTTCGACGTCCGGCGCGGGCGCAGCGCGCTGGTTAGCCTGCTCACGCCGGACGGCTCGCCCATGCCCACCGCGGCGCAGGTCACCGACAGCGCGAGCGGCCAGCGGCTGCCGGTCGGCCTGGGCGGCGAGGTCTTCCTGACCGGCCTGCCGGACGGCGGCACGCGCCTGCGGATCGAGCTCCGCGGCAAGACCTGCGTGGTGGACGTCAAGCCCGAGGGCGACGACCCGGTGCTCGAGCTCGGGCCCTACCGATGCGGCGGCGGAGCATGA
- a CDS encoding sensor histidine kinase, producing the protein MRLDRHRPSPGALLLLAALAGLAACVAALLWSTQQPWMGLKLSPEAEGLRIEAVSPGSPAAGLPGAQRLPGSVLRSIGPVELRPSDLIEEPDAFRSYEQIGEFLARQSTLRRALQDGPVRLGIRAADGNAFEALLSPAPSRSFGDLPPSFWFQLFCGLCALLVGVWIWVLRPFDWGARMFALTGLSFPVATISAAVYSSREIAIDGAAFRALSGMNHAGSMAFGMALIAMFLCYPKRIVEPRALLAIPALFLPWLAADLLRLMPDQDWGIRAPVLLMVLIAFGCAVKQWRMTEGDPHSRGALRWMSLSTTLGCGLFVLTTVLSKLLGWLPPLEQGYAFGFFLIVYLGIALGLRRYRLFDLDRWAFRILLWVGGALALLTLDALLLLSLRLAPAASLGLSLLVIGFLYLPARSFLWHRVVDRRRLADDELFQAVLQVAFTASSDERAQGWQALLRRMFDPLELEVLGPDPFGRRYTAHDSDRPEILRDGLAMALPAVASSPGLVLRYPWKGRELFGLAQLRLATHVVELMRHADASRDAYERGVVEERRRVARDLHDDLGARLLASLNRPDLASTRRTIREAIAEMRSVVAGLAGESQDLGACIAGLRHETASRLEAAGIELDWPLTDGVDGIRVDYRICKNLSSMHRELVSNVIRHANATRLSVAIELNDGRLRSRVRDDGVGGAVADAADSFGLRNLRRRVEELNGKVSVADARPGTLVDIELPLTAGGAR; encoded by the coding sequence CCTCGCCCGGCGCCCTGCTGCTTCTGGCCGCGCTGGCCGGCCTGGCCGCCTGCGTGGCGGCCCTGCTCTGGAGCACGCAGCAGCCCTGGATGGGGCTGAAGCTCTCCCCCGAGGCCGAGGGGCTGCGCATCGAGGCCGTCTCGCCCGGCAGCCCCGCCGCCGGGCTGCCCGGCGCGCAACGGCTGCCGGGCAGCGTGCTGCGCTCGATCGGCCCGGTCGAGTTGCGGCCCAGCGACCTGATCGAGGAACCCGACGCCTTCCGCTCCTACGAGCAGATCGGCGAGTTCCTGGCGCGCCAGTCGACGCTGCGGCGCGCGCTGCAGGACGGACCGGTCCGGCTGGGTATTCGCGCAGCCGACGGCAATGCCTTCGAGGCGCTGCTGTCGCCGGCCCCGAGCCGGTCGTTCGGCGACCTGCCGCCATCGTTCTGGTTCCAGCTCTTCTGCGGGCTGTGCGCCCTGCTGGTGGGCGTCTGGATCTGGGTGCTCCGCCCGTTCGACTGGGGCGCGAGAATGTTCGCGCTGACCGGCCTGAGCTTCCCGGTGGCCACGATCAGCGCGGCGGTCTACAGCAGCCGCGAGATCGCGATCGACGGCGCGGCGTTCCGCGCGCTGTCCGGCATGAACCACGCCGGCTCGATGGCCTTCGGGATGGCGCTGATCGCGATGTTCCTCTGCTATCCGAAGCGCATCGTCGAGCCCCGCGCGCTGCTGGCCATTCCGGCTCTGTTCCTGCCCTGGCTGGCGGCCGACCTGCTCCGGCTGATGCCCGACCAGGACTGGGGCATCCGGGCGCCGGTGCTCCTGATGGTCCTGATCGCCTTCGGCTGCGCGGTCAAGCAGTGGCGGATGACCGAGGGCGACCCGCACAGCCGGGGGGCCCTGCGCTGGATGAGCCTGTCGACCACGCTCGGCTGCGGTCTCTTCGTGCTGACCACCGTGCTGTCGAAGCTGCTCGGCTGGCTGCCGCCGCTCGAGCAGGGCTACGCCTTCGGCTTCTTCCTGATCGTCTACCTGGGCATCGCGCTGGGCCTGCGCCGTTACCGGCTCTTCGACCTCGATCGCTGGGCCTTCCGGATCCTGCTGTGGGTCGGCGGCGCGCTGGCGCTGCTGACGCTCGACGCGCTGCTGCTGCTCAGCCTGCGGCTGGCGCCGGCGGCCTCGCTGGGCCTGTCGCTGCTGGTGATCGGATTCCTGTACCTGCCCGCGCGCAGCTTCCTGTGGCACCGGGTCGTCGACCGCCGCCGGCTCGCCGACGACGAACTGTTCCAGGCGGTGCTGCAGGTGGCGTTCACCGCTTCGTCGGACGAGCGGGCCCAGGGCTGGCAGGCGCTGCTGCGACGCATGTTCGACCCGCTCGAGCTGGAAGTGCTGGGTCCCGACCCGTTCGGCAGGCGGTACACGGCGCACGACAGCGACAGGCCGGAGATCCTGCGCGACGGCCTGGCGATGGCGCTGCCCGCGGTCGCGTCCTCGCCCGGCCTCGTGCTGCGCTATCCGTGGAAGGGGCGCGAGCTGTTCGGACTGGCCCAGCTCAGGCTGGCCACCCACGTGGTGGAACTGATGCGGCACGCCGATGCCAGCCGGGACGCCTACGAACGCGGCGTGGTCGAGGAAAGGCGGCGCGTGGCCCGCGACCTGCACGACGACCTCGGCGCGCGGCTGCTGGCCAGCCTGAATCGCCCCGACCTGGCCTCCACCCGCCGCACGATCCGCGAGGCGATCGCCGAGATGCGCTCGGTGGTCGCGGGGCTCGCCGGCGAGAGCCAGGACCTGGGCGCCTGCATCGCCGGCCTGCGGCACGAGACCGCGTCGCGACTCGAGGCCGCGGGCATCGAGCTCGACTGGCCGCTGACCGACGGCGTGGACGGAATTCGCGTCGATTACCGGATCTGCAAGAATCTGTCCTCGATGCACAGAGAACTCGTGTCCAACGTGATCCGCCACGCGAACGCGACCCGGCTGTCGGTGGCGATCGAGCTGAACGACGGCCGGCTGCGAAGCCGGGTGCGCGACGACGGCGTCGGCGGCGCCGTCGCCGATGCCGCCGACAGCTTCGGCTTGCGCAACCTGCGCCGCCGCGTCGAGGAACTGAACGGCAAGGTCTCGGTCGCCGATGCGCGGCCCGGCACCCTCGTCGACATCGAACTGCCGCTGACGGCCGGAGGGGCGAGATGA
- a CDS encoding argininosuccinate synthase, translating to MSDIRKVVLAYSGGLDTSVILKWLQDTYGCEVITFTADIGQGEELEPARTKAKMFGVEKIYIEDLREEFVRDFVFPMFRANTVYEGEYLLGTSIARPLIAKRLVEIAQREKADAISHGATGKGNDQVRFELGAYALMPNVKVIAPWREWDLLSREKLLAYADKHGIPVDFKKRKGGAPFSMDANLLHISYEGGILEDPAAEPPAKGMWRLTVPVEKAPNKPEDVTLEFVRGDLVAINGQKMKAHELLAELNRLGGKHGVGRLDLVENRYVGMKSRGCYETPGGTILLRAHRAIESLTLDREVAHLKDDLMPRYASMIYNGYWWSPERRALQVLIDHTQEPVNGTVVVRLYKGNVIVVSRKSENSLFDARISTFEDDAGAYNQADAAGFIKLNALRMRIAAGKQAKKPAARKAAAKPAAPKAAAKPAAKSAAKPAARKRG from the coding sequence ATGAGCGACATCCGCAAAGTCGTGCTCGCCTACTCCGGCGGGCTGGACACCTCGGTCATCCTGAAGTGGCTTCAGGACACCTACGGCTGCGAGGTCATCACCTTCACCGCCGACATCGGCCAGGGCGAGGAGCTCGAGCCGGCCCGCACCAAGGCGAAGATGTTCGGCGTCGAGAAGATCTACATCGAGGACCTGCGCGAGGAGTTCGTGCGCGACTTCGTGTTCCCGATGTTCCGCGCCAACACCGTCTACGAGGGCGAGTACCTGCTCGGCACCTCGATCGCCCGCCCGCTGATCGCCAAGCGGCTGGTCGAGATCGCGCAGCGCGAGAAGGCCGACGCGATCTCGCACGGCGCCACCGGCAAGGGCAACGACCAGGTCCGCTTCGAGCTGGGCGCCTACGCGCTGATGCCGAACGTGAAGGTGATCGCCCCGTGGCGCGAGTGGGACCTGCTGTCGCGCGAGAAGCTGCTCGCCTACGCCGACAAGCACGGCATCCCGGTCGACTTCAAGAAGCGCAAGGGCGGCGCGCCGTTCTCGATGGACGCCAACCTGCTGCACATCTCCTACGAGGGCGGCATCCTGGAAGACCCGGCCGCCGAGCCGCCGGCCAAGGGCATGTGGCGCCTCACGGTGCCGGTCGAGAAGGCGCCGAACAAGCCGGAAGACGTGACGCTCGAGTTCGTGCGCGGCGACCTGGTCGCGATCAACGGCCAGAAGATGAAGGCGCACGAGCTGCTGGCCGAGCTGAACCGGCTGGGCGGCAAGCACGGCGTGGGCCGGCTGGACCTGGTCGAGAACCGCTACGTGGGCATGAAGTCGCGCGGCTGCTACGAGACCCCGGGCGGCACGATCCTGCTGCGCGCGCACCGCGCGATCGAGTCGCTGACGCTCGACCGCGAAGTGGCGCACCTGAAGGACGACCTGATGCCGCGCTACGCCAGCATGATCTACAACGGCTACTGGTGGTCGCCCGAGCGCCGCGCGCTGCAGGTGCTGATCGATCACACGCAGGAGCCGGTCAACGGCACCGTGGTCGTGCGCCTGTACAAGGGCAACGTGATCGTCGTGTCGCGCAAGTCCGAGAACTCGCTGTTCGACGCGCGCATCTCCACCTTCGAGGACGACGCCGGCGCCTACAACCAGGCCGACGCCGCGGGCTTCATCAAGCTGAACGCGCTGCGCATGCGGATCGCCGCCGGCAAGCAGGCGAAGAAGCCGGCCGCCCGCAAGGCCGCGGCCAAGCCCGCTGCGCCCAAGGCGGCCGCCAAGCCTGCCGCGAAGTCCGCCGCCAAGCCCGCCGCGCGCAAGCGCGGCTGA
- a CDS encoding response regulator transcription factor translates to MSRDRRPLALVVEDLPEVRDWLAEALAKAFDGIEVGRVGTLSEARAWLAALESGSRDAARLKMALIDLGLPDGSGIDLVRELTERHPHVLTIVATIFDDDEHLFPAIAAGAQGYLLKEQEPEALARHLRMIDEGLPPLSPSISRRMLAHFRERGALPASGAAASAGGATSAAGSAVPAARVPVEPVAARADGAPSPGAESITLSPRETEVLSYIGRGLRVGEAAKVLGLTEHTVAGYVKTLYRKLNISSRAEAALEAARRGLV, encoded by the coding sequence ATGAGCCGCGACCGCCGACCCCTCGCGCTGGTCGTGGAGGACCTGCCCGAGGTCCGCGACTGGCTGGCCGAGGCGCTGGCAAAGGCCTTCGACGGGATCGAGGTCGGCCGGGTGGGCACGCTCTCGGAAGCGCGCGCCTGGCTGGCGGCGCTCGAGTCCGGCTCGCGCGACGCCGCGCGGCTGAAGATGGCGCTGATCGACCTGGGCCTGCCCGACGGCTCGGGCATCGACCTGGTGCGCGAGCTCACCGAGCGGCATCCGCACGTGCTGACGATCGTGGCCACGATCTTCGACGACGACGAGCACCTGTTCCCGGCGATCGCCGCCGGCGCCCAGGGCTACCTGCTGAAGGAGCAGGAGCCCGAGGCGCTGGCCCGGCACCTGCGGATGATCGACGAGGGCCTGCCGCCGCTGTCGCCGTCGATCTCGCGGCGCATGCTCGCGCACTTTCGCGAGCGGGGGGCCTTGCCGGCCAGCGGCGCAGCGGCTTCGGCGGGGGGCGCCACGTCCGCCGCCGGCAGCGCCGTCCCGGCAGCGAGGGTTCCCGTCGAGCCCGTGGCGGCCCGGGCCGACGGCGCGCCGTCACCCGGGGCCGAATCGATCACGCTGAGCCCGCGCGAGACCGAGGTGCTGTCCTACATCGGCCGGGGACTTCGCGTAGGGGAAGCGGCCAAGGTGCTCGGCCTGACCGAGCACACGGTGGCGGGCTACGTGAAGACCCTGTACCGAAAGCTGAACATCTCGTCTCGCGCCGAGGCCGCGCTCGAGGCCGCGCGCCGCGGGTTGGTCTAG